From Acinonyx jubatus isolate Ajub_Pintada_27869175 chromosome E2, VMU_Ajub_asm_v1.0, whole genome shotgun sequence:
TATGGCACCTGTTCCCTCTCGCCCATTGATCCTCTGAAATTGCCTTCACCAAAGGTATTAACACCTCTCTGCCCTTAAATCCAGAGGATACACCTCATATCTTGACATGCTTGTCTATGCCCTCCTTTCTGAGACCTTTCCTGGCCCTTTCCCAATTCTGGCCCAGATGCCTCCCTTCCTCTCGCACTCCCCAGAGCCATGGGGCACTCTGGAAAACTGGCACCAAGGGTACTGGAGGAGGCTTCCTGGGGACCAATACCTTTCTAGACTTGCCCCTGAAGATGAAACCAATCAGAAAGCAGGTCCTCTAGGCATACTTAGGTGAGTAGTCAGCATGTCGTTTGATGAACCAGTCAGGAGTTTAAAGTAAAGATAGAGTTAGAGCTTGACTATCTCAATCATGGAAAGGCAAGTGATACCTTCAGACTTGTAGCTGACTACAACTCAGAAGGAGGTAGGTTGTCCCTTCCTACTAAGGACTCTGACAAAATCCTTCACTTTCTGGAAATAGAAACCCAACTTCCCAAGCCAAGAAAGCTACTATGCagaggaaggacaaaaaaaaaaaaaaaagtaaaagagagaatgaaagaagaaaacaacaggaAACAAGAGATACACAGTAAAGAGGGATACTCATCAAATCTGCCCACTGTCTTTAGTCATCATAACCTTCTCTTTAGGAATCCCAGCTGTTGACTACACTATGAAGACTGGGCACTGTCACCACTGCCCAAGACCTAACCTCCTGAGTATACCAAGAGCATCTATTTCTCCACTCTCCACTCCTGCATCTATTTCTTCCCAGAACTGACCACTGGAGGTGGGAGATGTCCTGGCTCTGCTACCTTCATGGACATCCTCAATAGTTCTCTCaattcattctacaaagccaCACATTCCTTCTACCATCATGCTCCAATAGATTGAGAAAGCACCTTGGAAGTAAACTGTTACACAGCAAGGACAAATTCATGTCCAATGCTTTTCTTGAGTATTTATGCcattatatgtacataaatgCAGTTTCTATGTTCAGTCTCTTGTTGGTTAGGTGACCCTCCAGCCAAGGGACCCACCAGCTAAAGATCACTGCAGTTGAAGGACTCACCTGACAAGGGATACATGGGCTCAGGAATTCAGAACCCAGACAAGTTACCATACCAAAGCCACCTCAGACAAAATATTCACTAGGCAAGAGAACCCCACCACCAACCCAAGGTTCTCACCATCCAAGGGACCTCCTGGAAACCAATATACATTATTCATCCCACCCAACATTGAATTCTTTCCCCCctcacctcatttttttttttatctggaaTATCCACCTTACCCTTTAAAATGCTCCAAGATAATTCATTCTGTCAAGCAGAAGACTAGTTACCAATACAAGGAGAGGGTAGCAAAGATCATTACAATGCCAACCACCAGAAATAGAAGTCCAAACACGTCTTCCCACTGCATCTTGGTATCAGAGTTGCAAGGAAAATACAACACAGTAAAGTACTGGATGGGGCACTTTTACTcacataaagaagagaaagagcaagatcAGCTCCAATAGTGGGTGTCTGGGCAGCAGGTGCAATTAGCCTTTATGAACTTCTCTTGTGCCACAGTGGAAGAACCCTGATCTCCGCCTTCATGGAGTCTGAAATACTAAAACCTGGGGTTGTGCCTGAGAACACAGGTACTTAAGCAGAACAAAGGAATACACAATGAGCCtgaaacaaggaaaaatattcccACACAAGGTGATAAGCCTTGCATACACTGTGTGGGCTCTTTATCTCTTGGTCAGAAAGTGTTTCAGGCCCAAGACCCATTCTTATGTGGCAAGGGGACATTGGAAGACTGTGTACATGAGATCGCTTTTCCTAACACATTTCATGAAGACTTTCCTGGCCCCTGGGTTGTGTGTGTTGCTGCTGTTCTTGGTGCTTCTAGGTCTTTGCCTGTGCTTAAATACAGCTGTGTCATTGACAAACCACAAACTTAGTTACTAACTCACAGTTCTGTAGATCAGAATGGCTAGATTCTCTAGAATGCTCAGGATCTCACaaggctaaaatcaaagtgttgacCAGTCTGTGTTCCCATCTGGAGCTAGGATCATCTCCCAATCAAATATGGTCATAACAGGATTCAGATCCTTACTATTATAGAACTGAGGTCCCATTTCCTTGCTAGCTATCAGTTGGGAGCCACTTCAGATAggggctgcctgcattccttgctATGTAGTCTCCTCCACTTTCAAGCTAGCAATGGAGAATCTCCCTTGACTGCACTCCATCCCATGCCTTGAATCATTTTTGCCAGTAAGATGTTGTCCCTTTTAAGAAGTCACTGGATTAGTGTCCCATGGAGGACATTTTCCCTCTCTTAAAGTTAACTGATTGGGGAATTTAACTACAGGTACAAAATCCCTCCACAGTAGCACATAGATTAGTACTTGAATGAACAACTGGGAAAAAGTGTGTGTACACCAGGGAGCAGGAATCTTGGGGCCATCTTAGAACTCTACCTACCACAATGGTGATTTCCCATTTCCATCATTTCATCCACACTTATTAAATGACATTCAACTTTTAAGACCTTCCCCGTtttcaccttctttctctttcagtcagTATAGACTAAAGAATTCTTTtctaattcaatattttataatctgttattgacattattccttttccttcccttctgtttgTAATCTCCTCGTTTTCTTACAGGGCTTGTCTACTTCCTCTCTTCCATCTAGAGACGCAACTCTGGTACTGCCCTCCTGTAGCAGACTGGGGTCTGCAACAAGGAGGAGCCAGGATCCCATCTTACAGTTTCCAACAAATCCCTATCAGGACGGGTGGAGCCAATGTCCTGATAGAGGATGGAACCAAGCTCCAAGCTCCGAGTCCAGGAGAAGCAGAGAATTGTGGGACCACGCCCCCTTATGCAGACAGCCAATCAGGACTTGAGGCACTGGTTTCTCCATTGTGAAGAAGTGGCCTTTAACGTTTGGAGTCTTGGGATGCTGGAGTCTTGGTTTTAAACTAGGGGAGGTACAGTGGGCTTGGCTCTCTGTTTTCAAGACACTCAGGATCTGTCTTTGTCTGGGTGGAAAGATCATGCCCCCAAAACCCGCCCCACCTGCTGCAGGAGGTCCTCCTGCTTCAAAAGGCGCGGCTGCTGCAAAAGGCGCGGCTGCTGCAAAAGGCCCGCCTGCTGCAAGAGTCCCGCCGGCTGCAGGAGGCCCGCCGGCTGCAGGAGCCCCGCCGGCTGCAGGCGCCCCTGAGAAGCCGCCAGAGGAAACACAGACACCTGAAGAACTGGCATTTTATGCCCCGAATTACTTATGTTTGACCATCCTGGCCGTAATTTTGTTCCCTCCCCTGGGATTAATAGCTATATTCTTCAGTTACAAGGTAAAACAACACCTATGCGATGGCCCATCCTGCCCTCTACCTGCCCCTTACACCTGTTTCTGCCCTGGGACCTGGATAGGGGCTTTCCCTCAGTGACCATTGGTCCCCAGCCCTTCCCCAAGGGTATCACAAGGCTAGACTCAGAAGCCCATACCTAAAGCTCCCATCCCTACAGACTTCGCAGGCCAACAAGAACAGCGAATGGGAAGATGCTTACCTCAACTCAGGCCGAACTGGCTGGCTGGATGTATTTGCCATACTCATTGGTTTAGGCATCATTTATGTCTATACCCTATTTATGTGAAGGCCAGGCCAAGTAGTCCATGAGTCCACCTCAAATAGGACTTACCCACCAAGGCCCTAACCAACCAAATCAGCCACCATGCAAGAAACCAACAGCCAAGACATCTTCTAGCCAGAAAACCTATTGGCCAAGAAACTCAACATCCAAGCAACCCACTAGCCCAGGGACATCATACTACTTCATCCTTTTCGCTGCTGGAGCCATCTTCATCCACCTTGAGGGTCCTCACTTTCATGCCCTATATGTGCTTAGCTCCATGATACTTGGatgctttttca
This genomic window contains:
- the PMIS2 gene encoding transmembrane protein PMIS2, whose translation is MPPKPAPPAAGGPPASKGAAAAKGAAAAKGPPAARVPPAAGGPPAAGAPPAAGAPEKPPEETQTPEELAFYAPNYLCLTILAVILFPPLGLIAIFFSYKTSQANKNSEWEDAYLNSGRTGWLDVFAILIGLGIIYVYTLFM